The genomic interval aagcgagtgttggataagtgagactctactgtagtatattattattactatattgtattacattatattatcaatataagtatatacaatatattatataattactatagcataatattagtattatatattattatattgttatattgagaaggatgggatataaattaattatatatacatttttaaggtttttataatgtgttttaacaatgttattaatggatctgtttatattgctttgtttttataattgcattttggacattaaattttgccaatttttgtaagccgccctgagtcccctcgggtgagaagggcggggtataaatgttgcaaataaataaataaataaataaataaatgtcgcaaataaataaataataataacctggCCAATCTCTTTGTATGCTATCTAGTGCATATGTAAACCCCTCTTTATCCTCAGGCGCTGTGTGCCTGATCAGGAAAATAACAGGCATTTCTTATTGGAAGGATTTTTTCCAGTGTTTCCACAACAACAGGCAAAGATGGTGCCGAATGCTGCCCCTGACTTACCATATAGCCTTTGCCAGATGACAATAAAGCCACTGAGGCCAATGAAGAAGAGTATGCCGCCGACAATGGTCTTCCATTCAGAGGAAGCCCTGTTCATCTCAGCAAAGCTTTCGTGGAATTTGATGCGGTACACTGAAGAGAACAAGGGGGAAAAGTGAAAAATAtattgtctcctgtgtcaatataacaatatataataataacattgtgctatactaataatatagtacattgtatatacatatataataatggtataatgtaatacaatacaataataatacactattattattgcatattatatattacatgtaatattactaataatattgcagtatagtacaatatagtaatatataatgcttatattgtgccatgctaatataatatattgtatatacacataatgttgacaatactataataatacaatataataataataaactattattattgcatattatatattacatgtaatattactaataatattgcagtatagtacaatatagtaatatataatgcttatattgtgccatgctaatatattgtatatacacataatgttgataataatactatactacaatataataataataaactattattgcatattatatatgaATAAGAGTCAGCAGCATTAAGTAGTATTATGTACACTGGAACTCaactgacagacccagtcttttaaacttgaacacgcctatctgtattttataatgcgttttatgaatgttttatgtaagttaatttttaactgatttatagtgtattgtataggttttatatgtgtgttttattgtaagccgccctgagtcccctgttgggtgagaagggcgggatataaatgttgtaataaataaataaaatatattacatgtactattactaataatattgcagtatagtacaatatagtaataaataatgcgtatattgtgctatactaataatataatatattgtatgtacgtataacttgtaagccatcctgaatcctcttcggggtgagaagggcgggatataaaagtagcaaataaataaatagtaaacatAGGAAAGAAATGCTCCCTCCCCCAGTTGACTGTGTTAATCAAAGCTCAGTTATGCTTAAGTTTACAAAGAGGACAGTTTTGAGCTTACGTTCTCCCCTTTTGGCCCAACTTACGTTCCACTTTATCCTCCAGCGAAAGAGCACTCCATGacgccttctctttctctttcagggCTTTCTGCCCAGAAGAGAGAGCTTTCGTATACGCAACGTCCGGCAACGGGATATCCCGGCGGTCGACATACGAGGGCAGGCTGAAGTCCTCTGTTTTCACAACGCCTGTTTTGACCAAGAAAACAACGCAAAAGCAGCAGGTTATTAAGACAACAACAGCAGGAATCCTGGGAAAGTCCTTCATAAACAAAATACAGACAACACAAAAGCAGAGGTATGAATGTAAACATTTCTTCCCGGATGATTTTTCACTCCTAATAAATGAAGACACTGTTCTGACAGAAGGGAATCAGTCTGCAGAATATAAACCATTCCTTCAGAGGGACAACAGCAGGATACATAAGGAAAAGGCTTAGCAGATAGATTTAGAAGGAATGATAGAACAGACTGAgaatgagagtctactgtatagtTCTGTATGCATATTTGTACATTGTATATCTGTATactgtatatttgtgtgtatatatatatttgtaaactgCATATTTGTGTGTCTACTTGTATATTTGCATACTATATTTGTGTACATATACAGCATACTTGTAAACCatatttttgtgtatatatatttatacattgtatatttgtatacaaTACACTTGTGTGTATGTACACTGTATACTTGTAaactgcatatatgtgtgtatgtatatttgaatacttactatatatttgtgtgtatgtatacagtaTACTTGTAAACCAATCATATTTGtgcatatatatctgtatattatatatttgaaTACCTTATACTTGTGTGTATGAACACTGTATACTTGTAagctgtatatgtgtgtatatatttgtatattgtttatttgttaactGTATATTTGGGCATGTACATATATGTTTGTCTTCAGAATATAAACAATTCCTCCAAACAGGgggaaaagcaggggaattccagtatTCCAGCAAATGTTGGagtgcaattcccagcattcctctccACTGGCTAGGGCTGCTGATATCTGCAGTCCAATAAATAGGGATGGCTCTCGTTACTAGAATAGACACATAGCTGAAGCAGGACTTGGAAAATGGTTCAAGCCGCAATTCAAGTCCTTTGAATAAACATGGAGAAGTTTATTCTCCATGGACATATTTAAGGGAGCTGTTGCGGTTGTAAAACACTCTGTAAGCGGAAATGTGCCTCAGAGATGAAAAAGAAAAGTTTACAACACTCAAACTGCAACAAATAAAGAGTGAACCTACCATGCCCATGTGCCCTGAGGCAAACTGAAGTGGAAATAGCTCTTTTGCCAAGAAGGCTAAATGCCCTTGAAGCCAACATCCTGAAAGAGATAACAGACAAAAGTATGGCCATAAAGTGACCATAAATCCAGTAAACACACATTTCCAAATTGTAAACTACAATACTACAGATCTAGAGCTCCAACCCAAAAGAGAAAGCAGCCTAATaacaactggattatctggcagagtagactatggctccttccacacatcttataaaatccacattgaactggattatatggcagtgcagactcagataatccagttcaaagcagataacgtgtaATGTCTGCgttaataatctggattgtatgtcagtgtagactcagggccattccacacagccacataacccagaacatcaaggcaaaaaatcccacaatatttgctttgaactgggttatctaagtccacactgccacacaatccagttcaaatgtggattttatacagctgtgtggaagggagccTCAGTCCCCACTggcatatattccatttcaaatcagatgatgtgggattttatttatctgtgtggaaggggtctcggATAATCTAGTTCTAATTCTAATACTgtggaatatctgccttgataacctggattgtatggcagtgaagactcagatgatccagttcaaagcaaataataatgtggattatctaccttgataacctggattatatggcagtgcagaacgggccttagaacaggcatgggcctcTTCTGAAtagatcttaataataataataattttatttttatatcccgctgccATCTCCTCATGGGgaatcggggcggcttacatgggccaaggCCCGACAACACAATTAAGATAAAAATTCATAATACATAACTCACAggataaaaggaaaacaaaaacaatatacagcagagtctcacttatccaacataaatgggccggcagaatgttggataagcgaatatgttggataataaggaggcattaaggaaaagcctattaaacatcaaattaggttatgattttacaaatgaagcaccaaaacatcatgttagacaacaaatttggcagaaaaaaatagttcaatacgcagtaatgctgtgtagtaattagtgtatttatgaatttagcaccaaaatatcacgatatattgaaaacattgactacaaaaatggcttggataatccagaacgttggataagcgagtgttggataagcgagactctactgtaagataaaatagcaataatataacaataattaataatatggcAACCAGACACAAGATTTTGGCAAGAGAagccctgtgatagattcaccttagggtcagaaacgacttgaaggtgtacacacaacaacaacaaaacaacaaagacaGATGTGCTGAGCAcctattgttttgtttcctaATACTTTCTTGGTAAATCATTTGGATCAAATGTGCTAGAGTGTTGATCAGGCCTGGGcctacttgggccttccctccaggggttttggactgcaactcccatcattcctaacagcctaccggctgttaggaatgatgggagttgcagtccaaaacccctggagggaaggcccaagtaggCCCAGGCCTGCCTTAGAAGGAGcccgtttcctcctttcttccttgagGCCACTCTCTATccctggactccagctcccatcctCCCCAACCGGGCCCGGGCCCGGCCTGACCTGCAGCCGCCTCCTTCTCCGCCTCCAGGCCCGGCTCCGTCCCGTGTCCTCTACGCCGCACAGAGAGGACGCGCCAGGAAACAGGAAGCGGGGGGAAAGAGAGAGCGAGATGAATCCCAGAGCGGGACCGGAAGCGGAAGTCAGGGCGGGAGGCTGGAGGACCTgaggcgggaggaggaggagggcaggaAGTCAACCCAGAAAAAGAGATTCGCTTGTTTGTGAATGGCTTTGGACTTTCAGggagctgctattattattattattattattattattattattattattattattattattattattattattttattatgtcacaacaaacaagatagacatgctggattttgtatcacagaatcacaagtcgaacacttcctaagtgtctaggactgtgtgatgttgttgttgttattattattattattattattattattattattattactattattattatattttgcttgtgcctttcctggtggctattttattattattgttgttgttattatatcatACCCACTTCCTCCCatggataaaaatattatatttactgtgtatgtgtgtgtgtgtatagcgagagagagaaaaaaatatgatataattatatattatatatatatatatatatatatatatatatatatatatattatattttgcttgtgcctttcctggtggctattttattattattgttgttgttattatatcatACCCACTTCCatggataaaaatattatatttactgtgtatgtgtgtgtgtatagcgagagagagaaaaaaatatgatataattttatatatatatatatatatatatatatatataaatttctcatatatatatatatatatatattaaattctcatatatatatatattaatttctcatatataagaaaaatatgatataattaatatatttaatttatatgtgtatatatatatatatatatgatataattaatatatttatatgtgtatgtgaTATATCATGGTAAAggtaaatccagtcgtgtccgactctgggggttggtgctcatctccatttctaataatacctcattatatatatatatatatatatatatatatatatatatataggaaaatatgatataatagatatatatatatgaaaaatatgatataattaatatatttaatttatatgtatatacagtagagtctcacttatccaagcctcgcttatccaacgttctggattatccaacgcatttttgtagttaatgttttcaatatatcgtgatattttggtgctaaatttgtaaatacagtaattacaacataacattactgtgttgaACTACGTTTTcgttcaaatttgttgtctaacatgttttggtgcttaatttgtaaaatcataacctaatttgacgtttaataggcttttccttaatccctccttattatccaagatatttgcttattcaagcttttgccggcccgtttagcttggataagtgagactctactgtagtgcaaaacaacaacaacaatgaaagtacaatacaatatttaaaaatgaaagcaattgtaaccaatataaacctatcaggatttcaatgggaagtgtgggcctgcttctggccaatgagatagtcaagttaagtaggattgtcgttgttgttgttgttgttgttgtgtgccttcaagtcatttcagactttgggcgagcctaagtctaaaattatttatttattcatttactacatttatttattacatttatatcccacccttctcaccccgaagtggactcagagcagctgtatgcacatacaatatattatattattagcatagcacaatattagcattatatattactactagctgtgcccggccacgtgttgctgtggcaaagtggtggtggtattggttaaaaattgttgtgtaatttttatttgacgttatttgcatttttttattaattttattgtaagttatatttttatatattatattttattactttcttgtattatttttagtttttttctgttattatagtattttattgtattaattttttagtgttttttattattttttattaggttgctaggagaccaagttggagcttagccttctaactggcagcaattggataaaagcaattattcctctctctctaattaggactttatttttcttttctttttgttgtatcaacctagaggcgtggatgatgggttgtgttgtcaaatttcgaggttggggggcctgtagttttgttgttttgtgggtcgccgtgatgccatcactcttttatatatatagatagaagatattgaactataccgtaatatgatatgtaatatatattatataattaatattattatatggtattagtattatattgtataacattatattattatcaatattatatgtatatacaatatattattaaaatgatataaaatatctatatatataaaaggcttttggcatcacggcgactcacaaaacaacaaaacccaacacccccaaactctaaaattggcaacacaatccatcatccctgcctccagtaagttacaacacaatcacacaaaaaacacaaccacaacaccaaaaaaaggccaaaacccataacaggcaatgtgccatgctttctatattttgtaatctatgtatataaaaggcttttggcatcacggcgactcacaaaacaacaaaacccaacaccccccaaactctaaaattggcaacacaatccatcatccctgcctccagtaagttacaacgcaatcacacaaaaaacacaaccacaacaccaaaaaaaggccaaaacccacaacaggcaatgtgccatgctttctatattttgtaatatatatatataatacaaaataataaatacagccagacattggagctgcaaggatattcagtgcaattcaaccacaccaataaaagattaaccttcataaaaggcgaccaggctttgaaacagtgatactactctgaagctgaccaaccaaagatttccactag from Anolis carolinensis isolate JA03-04 unplaced genomic scaffold, rAnoCar3.1.pri scaffold_9, whole genome shotgun sequence carries:
- the LOC100552415 gene encoding cytochrome c oxidase subunit 4 isoform 1, mitochondrial codes for the protein MLASRAFSLLGKRAISTSVCLRAHGHGVVKTEDFSLPSYVDRRDIPLPDVAYTKALSSGQKALKEKEKASWSALSLEDKVELYRIKFHESFAEMNRASSEWKTIVGGILFFIGLSGFIVIWQRLYVFGPIPHTFSDEWKAMQTQRMLDMRVNPIQGFSAKWDYEKKEWKK